From one Amycolatopsis sp. FDAARGOS 1241 genomic stretch:
- the ruvX gene encoding Holliday junction resolvase RuvX, with protein MPASPRRGPDRPGESDPGRGRRLGVDVGSVRVGVALSDPAPVLASPLVTLSRDAKDDSDLDKLAELVTEHEVVEVIVGLPRTLANRAGPAAQIAVEYADKLAGRIGDVPVRLADERLTTVTASRMLSARGVKGRKQRAVVDQAAAVEILQAWLDAAAAQRARKGES; from the coding sequence TTGCCCGCTAGTCCGCGGAGGGGTCCGGATCGGCCGGGTGAGTCCGATCCGGGCCGCGGCAGGCGCCTCGGGGTCGATGTCGGGTCTGTCCGGGTGGGGGTCGCGCTCAGCGATCCCGCCCCCGTCCTCGCCAGCCCGCTCGTTACCCTCTCCCGTGATGCGAAGGACGACAGCGATCTGGACAAGCTTGCCGAACTCGTCACCGAACACGAGGTGGTCGAGGTGATTGTGGGCTTGCCGAGGACACTGGCGAATCGGGCCGGACCGGCCGCGCAGATCGCGGTCGAGTACGCCGACAAGCTCGCCGGGCGGATCGGCGACGTGCCGGTGCGTCTCGCCGACGAACGATTGACGACGGTCACCGCTTCCCGGATGCTGTCGGCGCGGGGGGTCAAGGGACGCAAGCAGCGGGCGGTGGTCGACCAGGCCGCCGCTGTCGAGATCCTGCAGGCCTGGCTCGACGCCGCCGCCGCGCAGCGCGCCCGGAAAGGCGAGTCATGA